The Lemur catta isolate mLemCat1 chromosome X, mLemCat1.pri, whole genome shotgun sequence genome has a window encoding:
- the LOC123628192 gene encoding heparan-sulfate 6-O-sulfotransferase 2-like, whose amino-acid sequence MPELLDAQELGEMFPPKTSANIQSSMYSELPLPQMGMNTSEKWNFHYITILRDPVSRYLSEWRHVQRGATWKASLHVCDGRPPTSEELPSCYTGDDWSGCPLKEFMDCPYNLANNRQVRMLSDLTLVGCYNLSVMPEKQRNKVLLESAKSNLKHMAFFGLTEFQRKTQYLFEKTFNMNFISPFTQYNTTRASSVEINEEIQKRIEGLNFLDMELYSYAKDLFLQRYQFMRQKEHQEARRKRQEQRKFLKGRFFQTHFQSLSQGQGQGRNPSQNPNPNANQNLTQNLIQNLTQSPSQKENRENQKQSPGQEQNDGNTSNGTNDYIGSVEKWR is encoded by the exons ATGCCTGAGTTGCTGGATGCCCAAGAATTGGGAGAAATGTTTCCTCCAAAAACATCAGCCAACATTCAGTCAAGCATGTACAGCGAACTACCACTGCCTCAGATGGGAATGAATACTTCGGAAAAATG GAACTTCCACTACATCACCATTCTCCGAGACCCAGTGTCCCGGTACTTGAGTGAGTGGAGGCATGTCCAGAGAGGGGCAACATGGAAAGCATCCCTGCATGTCTGCGACGGAAGGCCCCCAACTTCTGAAGAGCTGCCCAGCTGCTACACTGGTGATGACTGGTCTGGCTGCCCCCTCAAAGAGTTCATGGACTGTCCCTATAATCTCGCCAACAACCGCCAGGTGCGCATGCTCTCTGACTTGACCCTGGTAGGCTGCTACAACCTCTCTGTCATGCCcgaaaagcaaagaaacaaggTCCTTCTGGAAAGTGCCAAATCGAATCTGAAGCACATGGCGTTCTTCGGCCTCACTGAGTTTCAGCGGAAGACCCAGTATCTGTTTGAGAAAACCTTCAACATGAACTTTATTTCGCCGTTTACCCAGTATAATACCACTAGGGCCTCTAGCGTAGAGATCAACGAGGAAATCCAAAAGCGTATTGAGGGACTGAATTTTCTGGATATGGAATTGTACAGCTATGCAAAAGATCTCTTTTTGCAGAGGTATCAGTTTATGAGGCAGAAAGAGCACCAGGAGGCCAGGCGGAAGCGTCAGGAACAACGGAAATTTCTGAAGGGAAGGTTCTTTCAGACCCATTTCCAGAGCCTGAGCCAGGGTCAGGGCCAGGGCCGGAATCCGAGTCAGAACCCAAATCCGAATGCAAATCAGAATCTGACTCAGAATCTGATTCAGAATCTGACTCAGAGTCCGAGCCAGAAGGAGAACCGAGAAAACCAGAAGCAGAGCCCAGGCCAAGAGCAGAACGATGGCAACACCAGCAATGGCACCAATGATTACATAGGCAGTGTAGAGAAATGGCGTTAA